In the genome of Dermacentor silvarum isolate Dsil-2018 unplaced genomic scaffold, BIME_Dsil_1.4 Seq7781, whole genome shotgun sequence, the window ctaaatgtcgcctcccttccctccccccccccccccccccacggcctttcgtgcgtcagaagaaggcgcgtttgctctacatatatggtgattgtaaaggaggaaagagacgcctacttctgcagcccttaagagagcacggcacagaacgcgcgtttgttctccgccgtgcgttcactccccgtgaaagcgcgcgtccctcgcgccctttcactcgcacatacagcgttcggcggtgcgcggcgacgatttcatctccattgactacatacggaacctcacggcgacggcgacgccgacggcagaaatctgctttggagtgtccatataattgctatcgcaataaaaaatttctttttttaaacctccttggtgacaacaccaacatttcgagcactatttaccgccaaatttggtgggtggCCCTTtgggtccccagtctttctgccttttttgtcacgctcagatgtactcatgttggcacgcgatatattaaatttctttaatttagttttgcgcccaTGCGCatcaagaaacctgcatacatctttaatatactagttgcattttccttttattctaacacatcaaacttacttttctatttcatgtcgtgcgacacatgtaaagcaacaagttataaggcaccaTGGTGTGCTCttggtagcattatctcacgccaagaatgtgaactgcattatgcgttgtcgttgccttccagttttACATAATAtgtaaagggtgcttttcgaagtgtgctttaataaagactgtccttactagtctgtttaactaaaacgtagacgtgccgtgtacggcgctccgACGCGGCAtgtgtctctggctgctgaggccaaagtttattaaaagaagttcataaatttcacgtcaccaagggttacgggaaatgtggtctgtcggctggtctttcgccattttgtggcccagatttaacccgccaatttagctggcggcggcaagtacccttacaaaggctgtcaccaccctgaaacggcgttgcatgtaggtaaggattttttttaaaacctccttgcatgtaggcaccctaaatccagttcgctcgcagcgccgtcgcacaatttttccacgcgcggcgcctcagcgggagagcgccaccGGCAcgccactcgaccattgtctagtacactctactatagactagaattcagagccgttgcatagaataaagaccaactttagagaagaGAAACTGTACCTTctacagtggtacgaaaataagaagcggcagtgGATGGAACACACTGGGGTACCctacagatggcgctgctcaaacaggaagcggaaatcttATTTTTTTTAGTGCAAAATCCAATGTGGCCGCTTTTTGCCGGTCGCGTACGCtcgtacgcgccgcgctcgccagGCTGGCGTTGCGgcatgcctcagtgccttgccgcttggcttgtgcgttctaattgccaggagatcAAAGAGCCTcctactgacgcccatacaaacaagccacaagtgagtgaacaggacaTACGACTTTACTGGTCGAATACAAGCAGtgaccttctcgtacaagagcagccataaaacttgcatgttgagatacgctgaaacaataaacgcgagctcgtaaactgctcactttcgtcatcgcacatggcggtctggtaacgtGCGACAACCAGCCGCGCAAGCAGATTGTGTCCCACCTGTATGCACCGACAGTCAGCGttgaagattagcaacttgcataccgAAGCAATCCGGTGACGCAgacatctgctgccgcagccaacacagcaacatggactaccgtgTATTTTAGCATTCCCTCCTTTCCAACCTGCacgtttatttttgtttataGGGGCCGCTAATATGTCACTGACAGTCGGTTCCCCATTTTCTCTCAATATgcacaagtcggtttcgtgggcatcaccttcggcagccacttttgcgggcctttccacccaggtggctatcaacttcatacacatccgaccatgtaagcacgtatgccaaaTCGCGGCTCAGGAAGCCtacaagcacaatttgcccacggctgcagcaggaaaggacggaacggggCGCACCactcacggtgcgtgtaaattgggagtctatagccccgtttacatgaatgcgacagtggcgcatcgcatttccaagcgcatttgggaaaggcgatgcgacgccgtttacatgtagcgcattaactctcgcgagaacgtagcgccacatggTGTCGTATAAGGAAAATGCAGCCGACTTCCGGTTTAACTGGTTTCCGGTAGTGTGCCGAGTGCACGTTGGTGGCTCAGTGCCGACTGTACCGACTACCGAGAGCCTGACTGACGCTTGTGCAAAATGCTTGGGAATGCAGCGTTCCGTCTCCAGCTTATGCTACTTTTGTCGGCATGGACTAACTTTCATGTCATCTTGTACGCTGTCGCCTGCATGCAGCATCAGCATCGACGTCGTCGGATACGGTCGGCCTACATGAAAGCACTTTTGCGCGCAAGAGGGTTGGCGACGTGCTCTGCAGTCAACGATTTGGTTACCATGCAAGGTGAGAACATCTCTGAAGGATCCTTTTAGACAGACACTGTGCTATACTCGTTAATGAGAGCATTTACGCCCGCTAGTACTCCGAAAACGAAGCAGCGTACGAAGGCGAGTGGAGTTTGTTACGAATTTCGATAGCGGTCGCGTCGTGATCGGAAACATGTGGCCTGTACATGTATTCGGACTGACCAATATAAATGCGTCAACTCTGGAAGTTAGCGGTAAACATCAAGATTTCTTTATTCCTATCACAACAGCCTCTGCCGCGGGAGCAGCACTTTTTTCAGGCTTCAAAAGTTATTAATTTGGCTGCTGTCTCGCATCATCCCACGGCACCCCAGTGCTGTTTTCTGCCGGATTTGGTTGCAGTACTTTTGCAAACAATATTTGACACTTCGTGTGGCGTTTGTGTACATTTTAATAAGTAGATTATTTATGTGCTACTTTGCATTAGCAGCTTTTTTCGAAATATTTCATGGTTTTTTTCCTCTATTATAGGGCCTTTGCTGGGAAAAAACGGAAGCAGAGAAGTGACTGGATGAAGACTCGTTCGAATGACTGGTGGGACCGCATTGTGGCAACAGAGTTCGCCGACGAGGACTGGAAGGAAAACTTCAGAATGATCCGAGCTTCATTCAACGAACTTGTTCTACTTTTGGAGCCATTCATGTCGCCAAAGACATATTGCGTGCGACAACCACTACCAGTGCAAAGAGAGTGGCTATTGCCCTTTTCAAAATGGCCAGCTGCAGTGAGTACAGAGTGGTAGCGAATAAATTTGGCATTCACAAAAGCAGCGTCAAAAATTgtgtttacatgttctgccagTCGCTTGTACAGCATTACTTGAAGAAGTACATAAGTATACCTACTGCCACAGAAGCTGAAGCTATTGCCAGAAACTTTGAAGCAAGGTGCCACATCCCTCAAATATTTGGGGCAATCGACGGTACCCACATTCCTATCATGGCACCAAAGAAAAGATATCGTGACTTTGtgaacagaaaaatgtggacaTCATACAATGTGCAGGCTGTAGTAGACGACCGAGGGCGGTAAGTTTAATTTCACAAAAtattcagctttctttttctcttgggAGTTTTCTCCTAGTAAACATGGGAGCCAGTGGCCTTTCCTCCCACAAGTTGGTTTGCTTGCACCATAGTTCATTGTTCTTCTGTAGCAAGGACTGCATTAACGCTGGCCAATTAATGTTAGTGAATAGATTGCACACACTTGCAGGTTGTCACAGAAGTGTCCTTGTTGTTAGAAACCATATTCTTACCGTGTGTCTAATTGTAGTACACATGTATGTTTCAGATTTCGCAGTGTTACCTGCAATGTCCCAGGGGGTACACACGATGCATCTGTGTTGAGGCTGTCATCACTCTTCCAAAGAAGCGAGGAGCTGTTGCCAAGACAAGAAGTCATGTTGAATGGCTGTTCAATCCCACTCATGCTATTGGGTGATCCTGCATACCCTGGTTTGCCTTGGATCCTGAAGGGATACACCTCGTCACAAGGAAGGCTCTCGAAGGAGCAGGAGTCATTTAATGTGTACCACAGCAGCGGCCGCAATGTTGTGGAGCATGCCTTTGGAAGGCTAAAGGGGCGATGGAGAATGCTATTGAAGCAAGCCGACATAAATTACAAATTTATGCCGGCAGTCATAACAGCTGCATGCATTTTGCACAATTTTTGTGAAGAGAGAGGAGAGACAGTGAATGATGCATGGATTGGCGATGTTAGGTCATCTGAGGACGAGCTTTACCAGCAGCCGTCAACCAGACCTCTGCACACAGGCCCTGTTAATGAAGTGCGAGATTTCCTATGGAATTTCTTGGCCGAgaactttccacttcggtctgcATCGTGGTGAATCTTGCGAAGTTCTGAAGACGGTCGAATGAAACAATAAAGAGTTTGAAGCATGGTTTTTGAAAACTGTTTATTTGTTAGATTTATAGTTGACCTATACTACTTTTTTTGAGAGTTGGGCTGGCTGCTCCCCTGAGACTGTGCAGCAAAAACATAAGTTCCCTCTTGCTGAGTATATTGCAGAGGATGGCCAAAAGAAAAGACTTGTGCCATCTGCCCAAATGTTGGCACAGGCTGCCTTGCCAATTGTGCCATCATGGCTTGAGTTCCCTGCAGAAACGATGCCGTAATTCCGGCCATAACTTCTTTGAAGTTGTCATTCTCCTTTTGTAGGAGCTCTTTTCGCTGCTCAAACAGAACCTCGTTCTGTTCTTTGAGGAGTGCAGCTGTGCGCAGATGCTGCCGCTCCAATAACTCGGGCAGCGTCAAGGTGCTGTTCTTCTTGGCCCGCTTTGGTGGTGGCAGGGTAGAACCAGTGGCTGCTTCAAGAAACAGCGCACAACAGTAATCACCATGAACATAGGAAAACCTTTGTTTATATCACACGGGAAAGCCGTTTTAATTTGTTGCATCAAAAACAATAAATGAAGTAGATCCCATGCATTGATGTTACGAAAACCATTTTGCTGGTGGCTTTCTACCAagcattatttgtgattatgcgAAGTACAATCAGGTGAACCAATGTGTTTAAACAAGATGAAGAGCTATGTGTCTTACGCAAGTGTGTGGGTGTGTGAACACAGCAGCAAGACATCGTCGCCGTCAATTCTACTTTGGCTGTGCGACGCGAACTTAGGAAATGTTTGTTTGGTTCCACACGGGTACTAGACtagcgaagaaaaaagaaacatggagTGCACCATGATGAGCAACTTCATGTTATGTCATCAAatgtactatcaaccaaaaaagtttatggaccaagGGAACTGACAAAAAGTttaatatctccgcagcctcaaaacgcagcctggtattctcatttccagcctctactagtACATgcgaacattgtgatgtacggttttactgtcTACTTTTAAAGgatgctcggatatttagcgtttactgagatcccgtggtccgtaatttttttggtcgatagtacatatacAAACATTGTATGTGAGCACATGTACAAACATTCTTCGCTTGTCATCTTTTCCCTTTATTCCTGTAGGAACTGCACTACTCCATTGCTAAGAACACAGACTGTACCATTAGGAAACAAGACTTACGACTTGAGCTCATTTCAGAAGGCGTTTGGCTGCCACCAGGAGAATCCAGGCTCTCAAAGCTGGACAGCCTGTCGTCATCACTCTGAGCTGAATTGAAAAAAGAAGGTGGTGTCACTGCATAGGTTACTTTGAAACATACATCTGCTCATCATGTGTGTGTAAAACAACTGCTTTGCTCACACTTGATTTTTTCAATTTCTTGCTCTGCTTTACAACAAACCTAACTACTACTTGTTCTGCTGTTCCTGTTTTCATGTACATAAATATAGCATATGCACAGATGTGTTGTATGCATGCACACATATTGCTTTTGCTGCCTGACCGTTGGCTCCTGTTTTTTAACAGGTGGCCCCTTTTAAATTACGCACTAAAACATTGGTTTGCTAGTGATGCAAATGTCTTCAGTGTTTGCAATAAATGAAATCATAAAAATCAGGTTGCTTGTCTCAGATGTTTAAGTGCCAGAACATGGGAGAACACAATCGCATCAGGCGAACTAGCTTCATTCGGAGAATGCAGCTTTACTAGTTGTTGGTACAAGCGATTATCCAGGAATTTTGCCACCGACGGGTCTTAGCAGTCTTCACTGACTGGTCTTGCATTGGCTGAAAATGGAGTGCAGCTTCGGATAAAGCTATGGGCGCCACAGTGCCAGGCTGCGAGAATggacactagaaaaaaaaagttccactTGTTTTACCTGTGCTGTCCTCCTCGGCGACGCTGACAGCGTCGCTGTCGATGTCGTTGCGCGGAGTGCAGGAGccggtgcttacctcgagagactgcttcccaatgcaaatgATCAGGCCGCCACATCCAGGAAACGTAATACAGCGACCATAAACAAGTGAGATAACAGCAAAATGAGATTCTGCATTCAATCACCGCATAAGGTTCAGACAATACACTATACATTGGCTAAGATCCACATGGTAACAGTGAGGAATGACGTACACGGGTCACTTAGGCGcattcagcagtccaacacctggcacagtgcttgtgcttgccttcgttgcacatggtggtctggtaacaaGCGACAACAAGAAACACGAACCGATTGGGCAGCATATCCCACTTGTTTGCACCGAGTGTCATCGTTGAAgataagcaacttgcattgcgaagcattcggctgacgcaggcatctgctgccgcagcgaACACAACGAc includes:
- the LOC125941980 gene encoding uncharacterized protein LOC125941980 — its product is MFCQSLVQHYLKKYISIPTATEAEAIARNFEARCHIPQIFGAIDGTHIPIMAPKKRYRDFVNRKMWTSYNVQAVVDDRGRFRSVTCNVPGGTHDASVLRLSSLFQRSEELLPRQEVMLNGCSIPLMLLGDPAYPGLPWILKGYTSSQGRLSKEQESFNVYHSSGRNVVEHAFGRLKGRWRMLLKQADINYKFMPAVITAACILHNFCEERGETVNDAWIGDVRSSEDELYQQPSTRPLHTGPVNEVRDFLWNFLAENFPLRSASW